In Aquamicrobium sp., a single genomic region encodes these proteins:
- the repA gene encoding plasmid partitioning protein RepA, which yields MKAKETVAEPADRQIASDAQVLSAQLAALRGRLFPPSAQKTLRPFTSGEAAKLIGVSDGYLRQLSISGEGPSPEIGAGGRRLYSLADVNALRRHLAAQGGAKARHYIRHRQPGEHLQVIAITNFKGGSGKTTTAAHLAQYLALQGYRTLAVDLDPQASLSALFGYQPELDLSGNDTLYGAIRYDEERVALASVIRPTYFDGLDIVPGNLELQEFEHTTPQHLVRRAETGGDLFFARVQQAILSVEANYDVVVIDCPPQLGYLTLSALCAATSVVVTVHPQMLDVASMSQFLFMTADLLSVVREAGGALNFDFLRYLITRYEPNDGPQTQIAGFLRTQFGERVLTAPMLKSTAISDAGLSKQTLYEVGRENFNRATYDRAYEALNAVNAEIEALMAQSWGRRA from the coding sequence GTGAAAGCGAAAGAGACCGTTGCGGAGCCGGCAGACCGGCAGATCGCCAGCGATGCGCAGGTCCTGTCGGCGCAGCTCGCGGCGCTGCGCGGGCGGCTGTTCCCGCCGAGCGCCCAGAAGACGCTGCGCCCCTTCACCAGCGGCGAGGCGGCGAAGCTGATCGGCGTCAGCGACGGCTATCTGCGCCAGCTGTCGATTTCCGGCGAAGGCCCCTCCCCCGAGATCGGCGCCGGCGGGCGCCGGCTCTACAGCCTCGCCGACGTCAACGCGCTGCGCCGGCATCTCGCCGCCCAGGGCGGGGCCAAGGCGCGGCACTACATCAGGCACCGCCAGCCGGGCGAGCACCTCCAGGTCATCGCCATCACCAATTTCAAGGGCGGCTCGGGCAAGACCACGACCGCCGCGCATCTGGCGCAATATCTCGCCTTGCAGGGCTATCGCACGCTCGCGGTCGACCTCGACCCGCAGGCGTCGCTGTCGGCGTTGTTCGGCTACCAGCCGGAGCTCGATCTTTCCGGCAACGACACGCTCTACGGCGCGATCCGCTACGACGAGGAGCGGGTGGCGCTCGCCTCCGTGATCCGGCCGACCTATTTCGACGGGCTCGACATCGTTCCCGGCAATCTCGAATTGCAGGAGTTCGAGCACACGACGCCGCAGCATCTGGTGCGGCGGGCCGAGACTGGGGGCGACCTGTTCTTCGCCCGCGTCCAGCAGGCGATCCTGTCGGTCGAGGCGAACTACGACGTCGTCGTCATCGACTGCCCGCCGCAGCTCGGCTATCTGACGCTGTCGGCGCTGTGTGCCGCCACCTCGGTCGTCGTCACCGTGCATCCGCAGATGCTCGACGTCGCCTCGATGAGCCAGTTCCTCTTCATGACCGCCGATCTGCTCTCGGTGGTGCGCGAGGCGGGCGGGGCGCTGAACTTCGATTTCCTGCGCTATCTCATCACCCGCTACGAGCCGAATGACGGGCCGCAGACGCAGATCGCCGGCTTCCTGCGCACCCAGTTCGGCGAGCGGGTGCTGACTGCGCCGATGCTGAAGTCGACGGCGATCTCCGATGCCGGCCTGAGCAAGCAGACGCTCTACGAGGTCGGGCGCGAGAACTTCAACCGCGCCACCTATGACCGCGCCTATGAGGCGCTGAACGCCGTCAACGCCGAGATCGAGGCGCTGATGGCCCAGTCGTGGGGGCGCAGGGCATGA